The Nerophis ophidion isolate RoL-2023_Sa linkage group LG07, RoL_Noph_v1.0, whole genome shotgun sequence genome contains a region encoding:
- the rpusd1 gene encoding RNA pseudouridylate synthase domain-containing protein 1 isoform X2: protein MKHTRSKHNFDIASLTWRTPAHFTDSDFSTSGVLCVALNKAAAGQAYRRFKDRTVTKAYVALIRGWVEKETQTLDFSIGKNTSEGKTHMMCIEGTDGCENAKTCQTELTVLEYGLYDGDPVTKVLLQPLTGRTHQLRVHCSAVGHPIVGDFTYSSGADHAPFRMMLHAHLLHIPLEPQPLLVCARDPFLPSVDLRWLPQRTLRPLKATVDALLEHRLEEQRQAKEQERQREARQKERRRNHSRKQESEEQRRQCEEWLKERSGE from the exons ATGAAACATACACGCTCCAAGCACAACTTCGACATCGCTTCCCTCACCTGGCGGACCCCAGCACATTTTACGGATTCAG ATTTCTCCACCAGTGGCGTCCTCTGTGTTGCCCTCAACAAAGCTGCTGCTGGCCAGGCATACCGCCGCTTCAAGGATCGCACTGTCACCAAGGCCTATGTTGCTCTG ATCCGTGGCTGGGTGGAAAAAGAGACACAAACTCTGGACTTTTCCATTGGCAAGAACACCTCAGAGGGCAAAACACATATGATGTGTATTGAGGGAACAGACG GTTGTGAGAATGCCAAAACCTGCCAGACTGAGCTGACCGTGTTAGAGTATGGCCTTTATGATGGAGATCCTGTCACCAAGGTCCTGCTACAGCCTCTCACAG GCCGAACCCACCAGTTGAGGGTCCACTGCAGCGCCGTAGGACACCCTATTGTCGGGGACTTCACCTACAGCTCAGGAGCAGACCACGCCCCGTTCCGCATGATGCTGCACGCCCACCTCCTCCACATCCCCCTGGAGCCACAACCCCTGCTTGTGTGTGCGAGAGACCCCTTCCTGCCATCCGTGGACCTCAGGTGGCTCCCGCAGCGCACCTTACGGCCCCTGAAAGCCACCGTTGACGCCCTACTGGAGCACAGGCTGGAGGAGCAGAGACAAGCTAAAGAGCAGGAGAGACAGCGAGAAGCCAGACAGAAGGAGAGGAGGAGAAACCACAGCAGGAAACAGGAGAGTGAGGAGCAGAGGAGGCAGTGTGAGGAGTGGCTAAAAGAAAGATCTGGAGAATAA
- the rpusd1 gene encoding RNA pseudouridylate synthase domain-containing protein 1 isoform X1, which translates to MMTTEPASVESLCVLFQSDDYIVVDKHWDIRIDSKMWYETYTLQAQLRHRFPHLADPSTFYGFRFCHQLDFSTSGVLCVALNKAAAGQAYRRFKDRTVTKAYVALIRGWVEKETQTLDFSIGKNTSEGKTHMMCIEGTDGCENAKTCQTELTVLEYGLYDGDPVTKVLLQPLTGRTHQLRVHCSAVGHPIVGDFTYSSGADHAPFRMMLHAHLLHIPLEPQPLLVCARDPFLPSVDLRWLPQRTLRPLKATVDALLEHRLEEQRQAKEQERQREARQKERRRNHSRKQESEEQRRQCEEWLKERSGE; encoded by the exons ATGATGACCACTGAGCCTGCCAGCGTGGAGAGCCTTTGTGTGCTTTTTCAGAGCGACGACTACATAGTGGTGGACAAGCACTGGGACATCCGCATTGACAGCAAGATGTGGTATGAAACATACACGCTCCAAGCACAACTTCGACATCGCTTCCCTCACCTGGCGGACCCCAGCACATTTTACGGATTCAG GTTCTGTCACCAGTTAGATTTCTCCACCAGTGGCGTCCTCTGTGTTGCCCTCAACAAAGCTGCTGCTGGCCAGGCATACCGCCGCTTCAAGGATCGCACTGTCACCAAGGCCTATGTTGCTCTG ATCCGTGGCTGGGTGGAAAAAGAGACACAAACTCTGGACTTTTCCATTGGCAAGAACACCTCAGAGGGCAAAACACATATGATGTGTATTGAGGGAACAGACG GTTGTGAGAATGCCAAAACCTGCCAGACTGAGCTGACCGTGTTAGAGTATGGCCTTTATGATGGAGATCCTGTCACCAAGGTCCTGCTACAGCCTCTCACAG GCCGAACCCACCAGTTGAGGGTCCACTGCAGCGCCGTAGGACACCCTATTGTCGGGGACTTCACCTACAGCTCAGGAGCAGACCACGCCCCGTTCCGCATGATGCTGCACGCCCACCTCCTCCACATCCCCCTGGAGCCACAACCCCTGCTTGTGTGTGCGAGAGACCCCTTCCTGCCATCCGTGGACCTCAGGTGGCTCCCGCAGCGCACCTTACGGCCCCTGAAAGCCACCGTTGACGCCCTACTGGAGCACAGGCTGGAGGAGCAGAGACAAGCTAAAGAGCAGGAGAGACAGCGAGAAGCCAGACAGAAGGAGAGGAGGAGAAACCACAGCAGGAAACAGGAGAGTGAGGAGCAGAGGAGGCAGTGTGAGGAGTGGCTAAAAGAAAGATCTGGAGAATAA
- the rpusd1 gene encoding RNA pseudouridylate synthase domain-containing protein 1 isoform X3 codes for MMTTEPASVESLCVLFQSDDYIVVDKHWDIRIDSKMWYETYTLQAQLRHRFPHLADPSTFYGFRFCHQLDFSTSGVLCVALNKAAAGQAYRRFKDRTVTKAYVALIRGWVEKETQTLDFSIGKNTSEGKTHMMCIEGTDGCENAKTCQTELTVLEYGLYDGDPVTKVLLQPLTVEGPLQRRRTPYCRGLHLQLRSRPRPVPHDAARPPPPHPPGATTPACVCERPLPAIRGPQVAPAAHLTAPESHR; via the exons ATGATGACCACTGAGCCTGCCAGCGTGGAGAGCCTTTGTGTGCTTTTTCAGAGCGACGACTACATAGTGGTGGACAAGCACTGGGACATCCGCATTGACAGCAAGATGTGGTATGAAACATACACGCTCCAAGCACAACTTCGACATCGCTTCCCTCACCTGGCGGACCCCAGCACATTTTACGGATTCAG GTTCTGTCACCAGTTAGATTTCTCCACCAGTGGCGTCCTCTGTGTTGCCCTCAACAAAGCTGCTGCTGGCCAGGCATACCGCCGCTTCAAGGATCGCACTGTCACCAAGGCCTATGTTGCTCTG ATCCGTGGCTGGGTGGAAAAAGAGACACAAACTCTGGACTTTTCCATTGGCAAGAACACCTCAGAGGGCAAAACACATATGATGTGTATTGAGGGAACAGACG GTTGTGAGAATGCCAAAACCTGCCAGACTGAGCTGACCGTGTTAGAGTATGGCCTTTATGATGGAGATCCTGTCACCAAGGTCCTGCTACAGCCTCTCACAG TTGAGGGTCCACTGCAGCGCCGTAGGACACCCTATTGTCGGGGACTTCACCTACAGCTCAGGAGCAGACCACGCCCCGTTCCGCATGATGCTGCACGCCCACCTCCTCCACATCCCCCTGGAGCCACAACCCCTGCTTGTGTGTGCGAGAGACCCCTTCCTGCCATCCGTGGACCTCAGGTGGCTCCCGCAGCGCACCTTACGGCCCCTGAAAGCCACCGTTGA